One window of Lagenorhynchus albirostris chromosome 16, mLagAlb1.1, whole genome shotgun sequence genomic DNA carries:
- the R3HCC1L gene encoding coiled-coil domain-containing protein R3HCC1L, which yields MQREAERCRVRVRRPDMALYVPKARRGIVVHKSGDEGKSCGPPNSVVKEEQKEDPFSQKGIIRDKREAQRLSINPDKKEHNHREGKKSSTKFNKDVWLQERNKDSVCTKRATTESKKVLSQGHQQRVPNPGIIPIIPLQRHFKPKKVECLEVETRDVTEQDGLLQSQSCSEISKAQVPNKPFQNVEFCDINRHELNGETFEDRNLESRMETDARVAEILSQFPGDFSSVVKPEGMIAPVKPSSVSGIVQQGMQTSGGMLKRSNGGITTDSVPGSPVGIIDQTCIDLDAENVGDTANSTDFILGQKGIDSIPETMGHISHQMTTVSKLESINGIFDPTMIRECEENDSTADELCVKCESSDTAVLAHETYTNNGSKSVGDITSKTCMMDITDIISDQITVVAVRVAHEACSNTSSFSDYFEISADTSPLHVAKRGNDTEHFSNLTACSDIYAESVSSSFTESTGKLIESLSDCASSLPVKKIAGSNCNTFLDSELSMLSGTKVFSDSALGSDQDCTGDITEALHELKTAEEFKTKEEDGSETTEFGVTFPDIESVSVETSMESKATDMCHTEASAATEESWESMFNDDGDCLDPRLLQELSGNMKNRESVQEPIFDYYNHEVPDIDLSDCEFPHVIEIYDFPQEFRTEDLLRIFCTYQKKGFDIKWVDDTHALGVFSSPITARDALGSKHTMVKIRPLSQATRAAKAKARAYAEFLQPAKERPETSAALARRLVISALGVRSKQSKTEREAELKKLQEARERKQLEAKQREDIWEGRDQSAV from the exons ATGCAGCGAGAAGCAGAGAGATGCAGAGTTCGAGTCAGGAGGCCTGACATGGCACTTTATGTACCCAAAGCTCGAAGGGGCATAGTAGTGCACAAATCAGGTGATGAGGGAAAAAGCTGTGGTCCACCTAACTCCGtggtaaaagaagaacaaaaggaagatCCTTTCTCTCAAAAGGGGATCATTAGAGACAAGCGTGAGGCTCAAAGACTAAGTATTAATCCAGATAAAAAGGAACACAATcatagggaaggaaagaaatcttcaacaaaatttaaTAAAGATGTGTGGcttcaagaaagaaataaagatagtgTTTGTACTAAGAGGGCAACCACAGAATCCAAAAAAGTATTATCCCAAGGACATCAGCAAAGAGTCCCAAATCCTGGGATTATACCTATCATACCTTTACAAAGACATTTTAAACCAAAGAAGGTAGAGTGTTTGGAGGTTGAAACCAGAGATGTGACAGAACAGGATGGGTTGCTTCAATCTCAGTCTTGTTCAGAAATCAGTAAGGCTCAGGTTCCAAACAAACCATTCCAAAATGTGGAATTCTGTGATATCAATAGGCATGAACTAAATGGGGAAACATTTGAAGATAGAAATTTGGAAAGCAGAATGGAAACTGATGCCAGGGTTGCAGAGATACTATCCCAATTTCCTGGAGATTTTAGTTCTGTGGTGAAACCTGAGGGTATGATTGCACCAGTAAAACCAAGCTCTGTTTCTGGAATTGTACAACAAGGCATGCAGACATCGGGTGGAATGCTGAAGCGCAGCAACGGAGGCATCACCACTGATTCTGTTCCTGGAAGTCCAGTTGGTATCATTGATCAGACTTGCATAGACTTGGATGCTGAGAATGTTGGTGATACAGCCAACAGTACAGATTTCATCTTGGGTCAGAAAGGTATAGATTCCATTCCTGAGACTATGGGTCACATCTCTCATCAGATGACTACAGTCAGCAAATTAGAGAGCATAAATGGCATTTTTGATCCAACAATGATTAGAGAGTGTGAGGAGAATGACAGCACTGCTGATGAGTTATGTGTAAAGTGTGAATCTTCTGATACAGCTGTCCTTGCTCATGAAACATATACAAATAATGGATCTAAGAGTGTAGGTGACATTACCAGTAAGACATGTATGATGGACATTACAGATATCATATCTGATCAAATAACTGTAGTTGCTGTTAGAGTAGCTCATGAGGCCTGTAGCAACACAAGTAGTTTCTCAGACTATTTCGAAATAAGTGCAGATACATCCCCTCTTCATGTAGCTAAAAGGGGGAATGACACTGAACATTTCAGCAACCTGACTGCTTGCTCAGATATTTATGCTGAGAGTGTTTCATCTAGTTTCACAGAGTCAACAGGAAAGTTGATAGAGAGCTTGTCAGATTGTGCTTCCTCCTTACCTGTAAAGAAGATTGCTGGTAGTAATTGTAACACTTTTTTGGACTCTGAACTCAGTATGTTAAGTGGGACAAAAGTATTTTCAGACAGTGCTTTGGGCAGTGATCAAGATTGTACTGGTGATATAACAGAGGCATTGCATGAACTTAAAACTGCTGAAGAgttcaaaacaaaagaagaagatgGCTCAGAGACTACAGAATTTGGTGTAACCTTTCCTGATATAGAATCAGTGTCTGTGGAAACATCCATGGAATCGAAAGCAACTGATATGTGTCACACAGAAGCAAGTGCTGCTACTGAGGAGAGCTGGGAGTCTATGTTTAATGATGATGGTGACTGCCTGGACCCACGTCTTCTACAAGAG TTATCAGGGAATATGAAGAATAGAGAAAGCGTCCAAGAACCTATATTTGATTATTACAACCATGAAGTTCCTGATATTGACCTCAGTGATTGTGAATTCCCACATGTCATTGAAATTTATGACTTCCCCCAAGAATTTCGTACTGAAGATCTTCTACGGATTTTCTGCACTTATCA AAAGAAAGGATTTGATATTAAATGGGTGGATGATACACACGCCCTAGGAGTATTCTCCAGTCCGATTACAG ctCGTGATGCTCTGGGTAGTAAACATACCATGGTGAAGATCCGGCCCTTGTCGCAGGCCACGAGAGCAGCCAAGGCCAAAGCTAGAGCTTATGCTG agttTCTCCAGCCAGCAAAGGAGCGTCCTGAGACTTCAGCAGCCCTAGCCAGAAGGTTAGTCATCAGTGCCCTTGGGGTTCGAAGTAAGCAGAGCAAAACTGAACGGGAAGCAGAACTTAAGAAACTGCAAGAAGCCCGTG